In the Hemitrygon akajei chromosome 7, sHemAka1.3, whole genome shotgun sequence genome, one interval contains:
- the tab2 gene encoding TGF-beta-activated kinase 1 and MAP3K7-binding protein 2 isoform X2 codes for MSELNLDVQSQNVYQRWKEGSQLNGNKTLTHSINDGALQTAVTSYEPTGEAQVTPAQLAGGFNMFGTMDISNSSSSPQQLGLLQPLSSKGISGTAQQIPRFNPITVTLAPNIQTGHNVPKSLHIRGVPPPVLNSPQGNSIYIRPYVTAQSSTSRQMSQQPGWMSGQHTGASQFGHSQQQPTFQSPQHSHQHSEQVPGFCSPITSQCGSSYTSSQQSAYPGQQSHQTSHMYMPISSPTNSQVPPYQSSNNVQPSIYSQYNIQNISTGPRKNQIEIKLESPQRNNSTMRSSSSRTAPLPSISTHPVGRGQPKVYISASPPSCEEMVGRNQPKLYISANSAADETGLRNPPTVYISANPGSSSSSRSGAGQVSVGSQQASFIQPAYIRHHPPKSRSAGNCNAATSPRVVVTQPNTKYTFKITVSPNKPPAISPGVASPTFEPSNLLSLPDHQPEPVQHLQLGADPTSTLDDRINEARRMSAGSDDAAYTEALLVHQKARMDRLHRELELEKKKLDKLKSEVNEMESDLTQRRMKRSNSASQIPSLEEMQQLRSSNRQLQIDIDCITKEIDLFQAKGPHFNPSAIHNFYDNMGFRGPVPPKPKEQKSAVKPSKPVPDQEEDEGAQWNCSTCTFLNHPALIRCEQCEMPKHF; via the exons ATGTCTGAACTCAATTTGGATGTCCAGTCTCAGAATGTCTATCAGCGCTGGAAAGAAGGAAGTCAATTAAATGGAAACAAAACTCTAACTCATAGCATTAATGACGGAGCACTCCAGACTGCTGTAACTAGCTATGAACCCACAGGAGAGGCACAAGTAACACCAGCTCAATTGGCCGGAGGCTTCAATATGTTTGGAACAATGGATATAAGTAACAGCTCTTCTTCACCCCAGCAACTTGGACTTCTTCAGCCTTTGTCCTCCAAGGGAATATCAGGCACAGCCCAACAAATACCCAGGTTCAACCCTATTACTGTCACTCTGGCACCTAACATTCAGACTGGCCATAATGTTCCTAAATCCCTGCACATACGTGGTGTCCCCCCACCTGTACTTAATAGCCCTCAAGGTAATTCTATCTACATTAGACCATACGTGACAGCACAAAGCAGTACAAGCCGTCAGATGTCACAGCAGCCTGGTTGGATGTCTGGGCAACATACAGGCGCTTCACAATTCGGCCACAGTCAACAGCAGCCAACCTTCCAGAGTCCACAGCACTCGCATCAGCATTCGGAGCAAGTGCCAGGCTTCTGCAGCCCAATTACTTCACAGTGTGGTTCATCATATACCTCATCTCAGCAGTCTGCTTATCCAGGCCAGCAAAGCCATCAGACGTCTCATATGTATATGCCTATCAGTTCCCCTACAAATTCTCAAGTGCCTCCATATCAATCATCTAACAACGTACAACCTTCAATTTACAGTCAGTACAACATTCAGAATATCTCAACGGGGCCACGGAAAAACCAAATTGAAATCAAACTTGAATCACCACAGAGAAACAACTCAACAATGCGTTCCTCCAGCTCTCGCACAGCACCTTTACCTTCCATCAGCACCCACCCTGTAGGCAGGGGTCAGCCCAAAGTCTACATTTCTGCCAGTCCTCCTTCCTGCGAGGAAATGGTCGGGCGCAACCAGCCGAAGCTCTATATTTCGGCAAATTCAGCTGCTGATGAAACAGGCCTGCGAAATCCGCCTACTGTGTACATATCGGCAAATCCAGGGTCGTCATCCTCCTCCCGAAGTGGTGCAGGACAAGTCAGTGTGGGCTCACAGCAGGCCTCTTTCATTCAGCCTGCCTACATCCGCCATCATCCACCCAAAAGTCGGAGTGCGGGCAATTGCAATGCTGCCACTTCTCCTCGAGTTGTGGTCACCCAACCCAATACCAAGTACACTTTTAAGATCACGGTTTCTCCTAACAAGCCTCCTGCTATTTCCCCTGGGGTTGCATCCCCAACATTTGAACCTTCCAACCTCTTAAGCCTCCCTGATCATCAGCCTGAACCTGTCCAGCATTTGCAGCTAGGAGCTGATCCTACTTCAACTCTCGATGATCGGATTAACGAAGCACGGAGAATGAGTGCGGGATCTGATGATGCTGCCTATACAGAAG CTTTATTAGTGCATCAGAAGGCCAGAATGGATCGATTGCATCGAGAACTTGAGCTGGAGAAGAAAAAGTTGGACAAACTGAAAAGTGAAGTTAATGAGATGGAAAGTGACCTTACTCAACGGCGGATGAAAAGATCAAATTCAGCTTCCCAGATCCCATCG TTAGAGGAAATGCAGCAGTTGCGTAGCAGCAACCGGCAGCTACAGATTGATATAGACTGCATAACCAAAGAGATTGACCTATTTCAAGCTAAAG GACCACACTTTAACCCCAGTGCTATCCACAATTTTTATGACAATATGGGATTTCGAGGTCCTGTGCCACCAAAACCAAAAG
- the tab2 gene encoding TGF-beta-activated kinase 1 and MAP3K7-binding protein 2 isoform X1 has translation MAQGSQQIDVQVLHDLRQKFPEVPEFVVSHCMLQNGNNLDACCKFLSQESTKYLYGEGDLNFLDEPNISGLHNRMSELNLDVQSQNVYQRWKEGSQLNGNKTLTHSINDGALQTAVTSYEPTGEAQVTPAQLAGGFNMFGTMDISNSSSSPQQLGLLQPLSSKGISGTAQQIPRFNPITVTLAPNIQTGHNVPKSLHIRGVPPPVLNSPQGNSIYIRPYVTAQSSTSRQMSQQPGWMSGQHTGASQFGHSQQQPTFQSPQHSHQHSEQVPGFCSPITSQCGSSYTSSQQSAYPGQQSHQTSHMYMPISSPTNSQVPPYQSSNNVQPSIYSQYNIQNISTGPRKNQIEIKLESPQRNNSTMRSSSSRTAPLPSISTHPVGRGQPKVYISASPPSCEEMVGRNQPKLYISANSAADETGLRNPPTVYISANPGSSSSSRSGAGQVSVGSQQASFIQPAYIRHHPPKSRSAGNCNAATSPRVVVTQPNTKYTFKITVSPNKPPAISPGVASPTFEPSNLLSLPDHQPEPVQHLQLGADPTSTLDDRINEARRMSAGSDDAAYTEALLVHQKARMDRLHRELELEKKKLDKLKSEVNEMESDLTQRRMKRSNSASQIPSLEEMQQLRSSNRQLQIDIDCITKEIDLFQAKGPHFNPSAIHNFYDNMGFRGPVPPKPKEQKSAVKPSKPVPDQEEDEGAQWNCSTCTFLNHPALIRCEQCEMPKHF, from the exons ATGGCCCAGGGAAGCCAACAAATTGATGTTCAGGTTCTGCATGACCTGCGGCAAAAGTTCCCTGAAGTACCTGAATTTGTTGTCTCCCACTGTATGCTGCAG AACGGTAACAATTTGGATGCTTGCTGTAAGTTTTTGTCTCAAGAGAGCACCAAATACCTTTACGGAGAAGGAGATCTGAACTTTTTGGATGAACCTAACATTTCTGGACTTCACAATCGCATGTCTGAACTCAATTTGGATGTCCAGTCTCAGAATGTCTATCAGCGCTGGAAAGAAGGAAGTCAATTAAATGGAAACAAAACTCTAACTCATAGCATTAATGACGGAGCACTCCAGACTGCTGTAACTAGCTATGAACCCACAGGAGAGGCACAAGTAACACCAGCTCAATTGGCCGGAGGCTTCAATATGTTTGGAACAATGGATATAAGTAACAGCTCTTCTTCACCCCAGCAACTTGGACTTCTTCAGCCTTTGTCCTCCAAGGGAATATCAGGCACAGCCCAACAAATACCCAGGTTCAACCCTATTACTGTCACTCTGGCACCTAACATTCAGACTGGCCATAATGTTCCTAAATCCCTGCACATACGTGGTGTCCCCCCACCTGTACTTAATAGCCCTCAAGGTAATTCTATCTACATTAGACCATACGTGACAGCACAAAGCAGTACAAGCCGTCAGATGTCACAGCAGCCTGGTTGGATGTCTGGGCAACATACAGGCGCTTCACAATTCGGCCACAGTCAACAGCAGCCAACCTTCCAGAGTCCACAGCACTCGCATCAGCATTCGGAGCAAGTGCCAGGCTTCTGCAGCCCAATTACTTCACAGTGTGGTTCATCATATACCTCATCTCAGCAGTCTGCTTATCCAGGCCAGCAAAGCCATCAGACGTCTCATATGTATATGCCTATCAGTTCCCCTACAAATTCTCAAGTGCCTCCATATCAATCATCTAACAACGTACAACCTTCAATTTACAGTCAGTACAACATTCAGAATATCTCAACGGGGCCACGGAAAAACCAAATTGAAATCAAACTTGAATCACCACAGAGAAACAACTCAACAATGCGTTCCTCCAGCTCTCGCACAGCACCTTTACCTTCCATCAGCACCCACCCTGTAGGCAGGGGTCAGCCCAAAGTCTACATTTCTGCCAGTCCTCCTTCCTGCGAGGAAATGGTCGGGCGCAACCAGCCGAAGCTCTATATTTCGGCAAATTCAGCTGCTGATGAAACAGGCCTGCGAAATCCGCCTACTGTGTACATATCGGCAAATCCAGGGTCGTCATCCTCCTCCCGAAGTGGTGCAGGACAAGTCAGTGTGGGCTCACAGCAGGCCTCTTTCATTCAGCCTGCCTACATCCGCCATCATCCACCCAAAAGTCGGAGTGCGGGCAATTGCAATGCTGCCACTTCTCCTCGAGTTGTGGTCACCCAACCCAATACCAAGTACACTTTTAAGATCACGGTTTCTCCTAACAAGCCTCCTGCTATTTCCCCTGGGGTTGCATCCCCAACATTTGAACCTTCCAACCTCTTAAGCCTCCCTGATCATCAGCCTGAACCTGTCCAGCATTTGCAGCTAGGAGCTGATCCTACTTCAACTCTCGATGATCGGATTAACGAAGCACGGAGAATGAGTGCGGGATCTGATGATGCTGCCTATACAGAAG CTTTATTAGTGCATCAGAAGGCCAGAATGGATCGATTGCATCGAGAACTTGAGCTGGAGAAGAAAAAGTTGGACAAACTGAAAAGTGAAGTTAATGAGATGGAAAGTGACCTTACTCAACGGCGGATGAAAAGATCAAATTCAGCTTCCCAGATCCCATCG TTAGAGGAAATGCAGCAGTTGCGTAGCAGCAACCGGCAGCTACAGATTGATATAGACTGCATAACCAAAGAGATTGACCTATTTCAAGCTAAAG GACCACACTTTAACCCCAGTGCTATCCACAATTTTTATGACAATATGGGATTTCGAGGTCCTGTGCCACCAAAACCAAAAG